A part of Brassica rapa cultivar Chiifu-401-42 chromosome A05, CAAS_Brap_v3.01, whole genome shotgun sequence genomic DNA contains:
- the LOC103870374 gene encoding trihelix transcription factor ASIL2 isoform X2 — protein sequence MDTTPETQSKSGGSSRLPPGREDWWSEDATATLIEAWGDRYVHLSRGNLRQNDWKEVADAVNSRHGNNGRPKTDVQCKNRIDTLKKKYKTEKAKPSPSSWCFFDKLDFLIGPVALKKSTAAGPAGVFKSPSTKAGLKLNQAGSISSGSSLDDDDDDDDDDVEGDWGFVARKHRRVEDEDLCPDPGEGSSCRELARAILKLGEVYERIESAKQGMMIELEKQRMEAAKEIELQRMNMLMDMQMELEKSKLGKRRAAASGKKL from the exons ATGGACACGACGCCGGAGACTCAATCGAAGAGCGGCGGCTCAAGCCGTCTCCCGCCGGGACGCGAGGACTGGTGGAGCGAGGACGCGACGGCGACGCTGATCGAAGCCTGGGGAGACCGATACGTCCACCTCAGCCGCGGAAACCTCCGGCAGAACGACTGGAAAGAAGTCGCCGACGCCGTCAATTCTCGCCACGGCAACAACGGCCGGCCGAAGACCGACGTCCAGTGCAAGAACCGGATCGACACGCTGAAGAAGAAGTACAAGACGGAGAAGGCGAAGCCTTCTCCGTCGTCTTGGTGCTTCTTCGACAAGCTCGACTTCCTCATCGGCCCCGTCGCGCTGAAGAAATCCACCGCCGCCGGTCCTGCCGGAGTTTTCAAATCGCCGTCGACGAAGGCTGGTTTGAAATTGAATCAGGCCGGATCTATTTCGAGTGGAAGCTCTCTTGACGACGATgacgatgacgatgatgatgacgtGGAGGGTGATTGGGGGTTTGTGGCGAGGAAGCATCGGAGAGTGGAGGATGAAGATCTATGTCCAGATCCGGGTGAAGGATCGTCGTGTAGGGAGCTAGCGAGAGCGATTCTGAAGCTAGGAGAGGTGTACGAGAGGATCGAGAGCGCGAAGCAGGGGATGATGATTGAGTTGGAGAAGCAGAGGATGGAAGCTGCCAAGGAGATTGAGTTACAACGTATGAACATGTTGATGGATAtgcagatggagcttgagaagTCTAAGCTTGGCAAACGTAGAGCTGCTGCTTcag GTAAGAAGTTGTAG
- the LOC103870374 gene encoding trihelix transcription factor ASIL2 isoform X1 — protein MDTTPETQSKSGGSSRLPPGREDWWSEDATATLIEAWGDRYVHLSRGNLRQNDWKEVADAVNSRHGNNGRPKTDVQCKNRIDTLKKKYKTEKAKPSPSSWCFFDKLDFLIGPVALKKSTAAGPAGVFKSPSTKAGLKLNQAGSISSGSSLDDDDDDDDDDVEGDWGFVARKHRRVEDEDLCPDPGEGSSCRELARAILKLGEVYERIESAKQGMMIELEKQRMEAAKEIELQRMNMLMDMQMELEKSKLGKRRAAASGFLKKNIVNYIW, from the exons ATGGACACGACGCCGGAGACTCAATCGAAGAGCGGCGGCTCAAGCCGTCTCCCGCCGGGACGCGAGGACTGGTGGAGCGAGGACGCGACGGCGACGCTGATCGAAGCCTGGGGAGACCGATACGTCCACCTCAGCCGCGGAAACCTCCGGCAGAACGACTGGAAAGAAGTCGCCGACGCCGTCAATTCTCGCCACGGCAACAACGGCCGGCCGAAGACCGACGTCCAGTGCAAGAACCGGATCGACACGCTGAAGAAGAAGTACAAGACGGAGAAGGCGAAGCCTTCTCCGTCGTCTTGGTGCTTCTTCGACAAGCTCGACTTCCTCATCGGCCCCGTCGCGCTGAAGAAATCCACCGCCGCCGGTCCTGCCGGAGTTTTCAAATCGCCGTCGACGAAGGCTGGTTTGAAATTGAATCAGGCCGGATCTATTTCGAGTGGAAGCTCTCTTGACGACGATgacgatgacgatgatgatgacgtGGAGGGTGATTGGGGGTTTGTGGCGAGGAAGCATCGGAGAGTGGAGGATGAAGATCTATGTCCAGATCCGGGTGAAGGATCGTCGTGTAGGGAGCTAGCGAGAGCGATTCTGAAGCTAGGAGAGGTGTACGAGAGGATCGAGAGCGCGAAGCAGGGGATGATGATTGAGTTGGAGAAGCAGAGGATGGAAGCTGCCAAGGAGATTGAGTTACAACGTATGAACATGTTGATGGATAtgcagatggagcttgagaagTCTAAGCTTGGCAAACGTAGAGCTGCTGCTTcaggttttttaaaaaaaaatattgtgaatTATATATg GTAA
- the LOC103870376 gene encoding LOB domain-containing protein 21, whose amino-acid sequence MLIKNPIIYKGNHQINLTINHSLTFYHPKRRFEMRGHEPRSSSSCAACKLLKRRCTPTCIFAPHFRSSDQITFAKVHKVFGASNVSKLLSEVPEEQRQETVNSLAYEADVRLKDPVYGCIGAIASLQKKMLELQHDIAVARNRLLAHNAAGGVNNNNSHLLVSPLVDDASQLAAFLDLVPYSDLMLLDGSGLDAYLFDIGQPPFV is encoded by the coding sequence ATGTTAATAAAGAATCCAATAATATATAAAGGGAACCACCAGATAAACCTTACAATCAACCATAGCCTAACATTTTACCACCCAAAAAGAAGGTTTGAGATGAGAGGGCATGAACCAAGATCAAGCTCCTCATGTGCAGCCTGCAAGCTCTTGAAGAGAAGATGCACGCCCACTTGCATCTTCGCTCCTCATTTCCGCTCAAGCGACCAGATAACTTTCGCCAAAGTCCATAAAGTCTTTGGAGCCAGCAACGTCAGTAAGCTACTCAGCGAGGTTCCTGAAGAGCAGAGACAAGAAACAGTTAACTCCTTGGCTTATGAAGCTGACGTTCGTCTCAAGGATCCTGTGTACGGTTGTATTGGAGCCATAGCTTCTCTGCAGAAGAAGATGCTTGAGCTTCAACATGATATAGCCGTTGCTCGCAATCGGCTACTTGCCCATAATGCTGCTGGTGgtgtcaacaacaacaacagccaCCTGTTGGTGTCTCCATTGGTTGATGATGCTTCTCAGCTTGCTGCTTTTCTTGATCTTGTGCCTTATAGTGACTTGATGCTGCTTGATGGGTCTGGTCTTGATGCTTACTTGTTTGATATTGGACAGCCTCCTTTTGTATAG
- the LOC103870377 gene encoding uncharacterized protein LOC103870377, whose protein sequence is MANPTENLDPNPPTREPEDELEELNGDEGELEEEEEDEEDTVSNAYRTKTESLFRRMRSAPVPVRVHDVIVKGNSKTKDHIIEAEVEAVIREANTLQELLEASRVANSNLRALDIFDSVNITLDSGPPELPGTTNVVIEVVESKHPLTGQIGAYTRAEAKSSSVEASLKYKNFFGYGDIWDGSMVYGLDSSAEVGLGMYLPRLKGLPTPFSSRLYLSTQDWLKFSSYKERSLGLSLGLLSSKYHELVYTVAWRSLIDPSRLASESIRRQLGHSLLSALKYTFKYDQRDSYLRPTSGYAFSSTSQIGGLAPDSRSLRFFKQEIDLRCAVPLGFYRAALNFGVSGGVSFPWGSGYRNRASSVPERFFLGGNSSPVCSLSGPSALWGFSTRGLGPNEARRKGDVERDFVGGDAAVTAFADLSFDLPVRWLRERGVHGHVFACAGNTAKLTENEFRNLSAPKFMETFRTSVGAGIVLPVSLFRMEINYCHIVKKQEHDRAKSGFFLTFSA, encoded by the exons ATGGCGAACCCGACCGAAAACCTCGACCCGAATCCACCAACCCGAGAACCAGAAGACGAACTAGAAGAACTGAACGGAGACGAAGGAGAActagaagaagaggaggaagacgaAGAGGATACAGTATCCAACGCGTACAGAACCAAGACGGAATCGCTCTTCCGTCGCATGAGATCCGCTCCTGTGCCTGTGCGCGTTCACGACGTGATCGTGAAAGGAAACAGCAAGACCAAGGACCACATCATCGAGGCGGAAGTGGAAGCTGTGATCAGGGAAGCGAACACGTTGCAGGAGCTTCTAGAAGCCTCTAGGGTTGCCAATTCGAATCTCCGAGCGCTCGATATCTTCGATTCCGTCAACATTACGCTCGATTCCGGTCCTCCTGAGCTTCCCGGTACAACCAATGTGGTTATCGAAGTCGTCGAGAGCAAACACCCTCTCACCGGCCAAATCGGCGCCTACACTAGAGCTGAG GCTAAGTCATCAAGCGTTGAAGCATCTTTGAAGTACAAGAACTTTTTCGGGTATGGAGATATATGGGACGGGTCTATGGTCTATGGACTCGACAGCTCTGCTGAGGTTGGCTTGGGGATGTATCTCCCTAGGCTCAAAGGACTCCCTACTCCTTTTAGCTCTCGTCTTTACCTCTCGACGCAAGACTGGCTTAAGTTTTCTTCTTATAAAGAAAGGTCTCTCGGACTTTCTCTCGGTCTTCTCTCTAGCAAGTATCACGAGCTTGTCTACACTGTCGCGTGGCGTAGCCTCATAGACCCGTCTCGGTTGGCTTCAGAGTCAATAAGGAGGCAGCTGGGACATAGTCTGCTTTCTGCGTTGAAGTATACTTTTAAGTATGACCAGAGAGACTCTTACCTGAGGCCGACGAGTGGGTACGCTTTCAGTTCTACTTCTCAGATCGGTGGTCTTGCCCCTGATAGCAGAAGCCTACGGTTTTTCAAGCAGGAGATTGATCTTCGGTGTGCTGTTCCTTTAGGGTTTTACCGAGCTGCTCTAAACTTTGGTGTGTCTGGTGGTGTCTCGTTTCCGTGGGGAAGCGGATACAGGAACCGCGCTTCCTCTGTGCCGGAGAGGTTCTTCTTGGGTGGGAACTCATCGCCTGTGTGCTCTTTGAGTGGGCCATCGGCGCTGTGGGGGTTCAGTACCAGAGGACTCGGTCCCAACGAGGCGAGGAGGAAGGGTGATGTTGAAAGAGATTTTGTTGGAGGAGACGCTGCGGTGACTGCGTTTGCGGATCTCTCATTTGATTTGCCGGTGAGGTggttgagagagagaggagtacACGGTCATGTGTTTGCTTGTGCGGGGAATACGGCAAAGCTAACGGAGAATGAGTTTAGAAACTTGAGTGCTCCAAAGTTCATGGAGACGTTTAGAACTTCAGTTGGTGCTGGGATTGTCTTACCAGTTAGTCTTTTCCGTATGGAG ATTAACTACTGCCATATAGTGaagaaacaagaacatgatcgagCAAAATCTGGTTTTTTCCTGACATTCTCGGCCTGA
- the LOC103870407 gene encoding B3 domain-containing protein REM10 gives MANASASSPTNPHFFKPLLPSFQSHLNIPMTFFSKHIRGTTNEDNAVVTLTSDASDKTWEVKMDGRRLTRGWQNFANGHGLRVGDIVIFRRDGDLLFHVTSFGPSCCQILYDDVIQVFSDSDSEKYHQDTREEGSPSDNSCFVARVTASNLSRDMLFLPRGFSRSNGLTNRKCEIILLNEDGKPWKVFMSYHKTHGRVYIRTGWRRFCRQNRRRSNDLLTFKLVETGTKPVLQLCSSVYNRDCLRDSSSTSQDRFLTLTLTPYSLRKSKLCLPAAFLKSNGITNARKIILVDRYGIKRTTSLKPDNNNGAMRMGKGWRELCKANGVKAGESFTLELIKEEGETATHLLKFCTKV, from the exons ATGGCAAATGCTTCAGCTTCCTCACCGACCAATCCACATTTTTTCAAGCCTCTTCTTCCCAGTTTTCAAAGCCACCTC AACATTCCAATGACTTTCTTCTCAAAGCACATAAGGGGAACAACAAACGAGGACAATGCGGTGGTAACACTAACATCAGACGCTTCAGATAAGACCTGGGAAGTTAAAATGGACGGTCGGAGACTCACCCGAGGCTGGCAAAATTTCGCCAACGGTCATGGTCTCCGAGTCGGGGACATAGTTATTTTTAGACGTGATGGAGACTTGTTGTTCCACGTCACGTCTTTTGGACCTAGTTGCTGTCAGATTCTATATGATGACGTCATACAAGTATTCTCCG ATTCAGATTCGGAGAAGTATCATCAAGACACAAGAGAAGAAGGATCTCCATCAGATAACTCCTGTTTTGTAGCTCGTGTCACCGCGTCGAATCTAAGTAGAGATATGCTG TTTCTACCAAGAGGCTTTTCAAGGTCTAATGGATTGACGAATCGTAAATGCGAGATCATTCTGTTGAATGAAGACGGGAAACCATGGAAAGTGTTCATGAGTTACCACAAAACACATGGTCGTGTGTACATCAGAACTGGCTGGAGAAGATTCTGCCGCCAAAATAGGAGAAGATCTAATGATTTATTGACTTTCAAACTTGTGGAGACGGGTACAAAGCCTGTTCTCCAGTTGTGTTCGTCCGTGTACAACCGAGACTGTCTCCGAGATTCTTCTTCAACAAGCCAAGACAGATTCTTGACATTAACTCTCACACCATACAGCCTCAGGAAGTCTAAGTTG TGTCTACCAGCGGCATTTTTGAAGTCGAATGGTATCACGAACGCAAGGAAGATAATTCTTGTGGATAGATACGGTATCAAGAGGACAACGAGTCTTAAACCTGATAATAACAATGGAGCAATGAGAATGGGGAAAGGGTGGAGAGAGCTCTGTAAAGCTAATGGAGTGAAGGCTGGTGAGTCCTTTACGCTGGAACTCATCAAGGAAGAAGGAGAAACAGCTACTCATCTACTTAAGTTCTGCACCAAAGTCTGA
- the LOC103870408 gene encoding B3 domain-containing protein REM7-like has product MANASASSPMNPHFFQPLLPGFQSYLNIPMAFYSKHIKGTTDEGNANAGDKAVVKLRSDASDLTWEVKMDGRRLTQGWQEFTTSHDLRVGDIVIFRHDGDLLFHVTTFGPSCCEIQYDDVFHKSSDSDLAMNQETREAVSPSDKSCFVARVTPTNLRKDSLFLPRGFSRSNGLTNRECEIILLNEYEKPWTASLIYYKTTGDVYIRTGWRRFCRENRKRVNGLLTFKLVQAGTKPVLQLCSSMHNRDCLRTSSSRSQERFLTLTLTPYSLTKSKLCLPGKFVWLNGIENARKITLVDRYGVKRTTSLRPDNNYGAMRMGKEWREFCEANGVKAGESFTLELIKEEEEEEEDTAATHLLKFCTKA; this is encoded by the exons ATGGCAAATGCTTCAGCTTCCTCACCTATGAATCCACACTTTTTCCAGCCTCTTCTACCTGGTTTTCAAAGCTACCTT AACATTCCTATGGCGTTCTACTCTAAGCACATAAAGGGAACAACCGACGAGGGCAATGCCAACGCCGGTGATAAAGCTGTGGTAAAGCTGAGATCGGACGCTTCTGATTTAACCTGGGAAGTTAAGATGGACGGTCGGAGACTCACCCAAGGCTGGCAAGAGTTCACCACCAGTCATGATCTCCGGGTCGGTGACATAGTCATCTTTAGACATGATGGAGATTTGTTGTTCCATGTCACAACTTTTGGGCCCAGTTGCTGTGAGATACAATACGATGATGTCTTTCATAAATCCTCTG ATTCAGATTTAGCGATGAATCAAGAAACAAGAGAAGCAGTCTCTCCATCAGATAAATCTTGTTTTGTAGCTCGTGTCACCCCGACTAATCTAAGAAAAGATTCACTG TTTCTTCCAAGAGGCTTTTCCAGGTCTAATGGTTTGACGAATCGTGAGTGCGAGATCATTCTACTGAATGAATATGAGAAACCATGGACAGCGTCGCTGATCTACTACAAAACAACGGGTGATGTTTACATCCGAACCGGCTGGAGAAGATTCTGCCGCGAAAATAGGAAAAGAGTTAATGGTTTGTTGACTTTCAAACTTGTACAAGCAGGTACAAAACCTGTTCTCCAGTTGTGTTCATCCATGCACAACCGAGACTGTCTCCGAACTTCATCTTCAAGAAGCCAAGAAAGATTCTTGACATTAACTCTCACACCGTACAGTCTCACGAAGTCTAAATTG TGTCTACCGGGAAAATTTGTGTGGTTGAATGGTATCGAGAACGCAAGGAAGATAACTCTTGTGGACAGATATGGTGTTAAAAGGACAACGAGTCTTAGACCTGATAACAATTATGGAGCAATGAGAATGGGAAAAGAGTGGAGAGAGTTCTGTGAAGCTAATGGAGTGAAGGCTGGTGAGTCCTTTACGCTGGAACTCatcaaggaagaagaagaagaagaagaagacacagCTGCTACTCATCTACTTAAGTTCTGCACCAAAGCCTGA
- the LOC103870409 gene encoding ferritin-2, chloroplastic translates to MLLKASPALSILNSGVGDLFPPSNVLFPSTTCRGSRLSVRAAKGTSTKSLTGVVFEPFEEVKKDMDLLVPTTPLTSLARHKFSDESESAVNEQINVEYNVSYIYHALYAYFDRDNVGLKGFANFFKDSSTEERGHAEKFMEYQNKRGGRVKLQSILMPFSEFDHEEKGDALYAMELALSLEKLTNEKLLKLQSVGVKNNDVQLVDFVESEFLGEQVEAIKKISEYVAQLRRIGKGHGVWHFDQMLLDEQELLHAG, encoded by the exons ATGTTGCTTAAGGCTTCTCCCGCGCTTTCTATCTTGAACTCCGGTGTCGGAGATCTCTTTCCACCGTCGAATGTTCTGTTTCCTTCCACCACGTGCCGTGGATCTAGGTTGTCTGTTCGGGCGGCGAAAGGAACGAGCACAAAGTCTTTAACCGGAGTTGTGTTCGAGCCTTTTGAGGAAGTGAAGAAAGATATGGATCTGCTCGTTCCCACAACTCCTCTGACTTCTCTGGCCCGCCACAAGTTCTCGGACGAGTCCGAATCTGCTGTTAACGAACAGATCAA TGTGGAGTACAATGTCTCATACATCTATCATGCCTTGTATGCCTACTTTGACCGAGATAATGTTGGTTTGAAAGGTTTCGCCAA TTTCTTCAAAGATTCGTCTACTGAAGAACGGGGTCACGCTGAGAAGTTTATGGAGTACCAG AACAAGCGTGGTGGGAGAGTGAAGCTGCAGTCTATTCTGATGCCATTCTCTGAGTTTGATCACGAGGAGAAAGGTGATGCATTGTATG cTATGGAGCTTGCACTATCTTTGGAGAAACTTACAAATGAAAAGCTTCTCAAGTTGCAAAGT GTGGGTGTGAAAAACAACGATGTTCAGCTGGTTGATTTTGTCGAATCTGAGTTTCTAGGAGAGCAG GTCGAAGCTATCAAGAAAATCTCAGAGTACGTTGCACAGCTAAGAAGGATTGGAAAGGGTCATG GGGTGTGGCATTTTGACCAAATGCTTCTGGATGAGCAAGAGCTTCTGCATGCGGGTTAA
- the LOC103870410 gene encoding protein trichome birefringence-like 32, whose translation MKNIIRKKEIMTSSSLLSPSSSPLRKKRRLTHFFYTVLAFILLAAFIYCHDFLFFSRRSLHSPTTTTILHQVNDPPPPPPPSPPPPPPPTPSPPPPSPPPPAFAVGKTPEGCDVYRGHWVKDKSTRPLYKESECPYIQPQLTCRAHGRLDTDYDSWRWQPDSCSLPSFDAKMMLESLRGKKMMFVGDSLNRGMYVSLVCLLHSQIPEHSKSMETFGSLTVFSLKDYNATIEFYWAPFLLESNSDNATVHRVSDRIVRKGSINIHGRHWRGADVVVFNTYLWWRTGFKMKILEGSFKDEKKRIVEMESEDAYRMALKTMVKWVKKNMDPLKTRVFFATMSPTHYKSEDWGGEQGKNCYNQTTPIQDMDHWPSDCSKTLMKVIGEELDGRKDFPVTVLNITQLSGYRKDAHTSIYKKQWSPLTKEQLANPVSYSDCIHWCLPGLQDTWNELLFAKLFYP comes from the exons atgaaaaacattattagaaagaaagaaataatgaCATCGTCGTCGTTACTGTCACCGTCTTCTTCGCCTCTCCGTAAGAAACGCCGTCTCACTCACTTCTTCTACACCGTCCTCGCTTTCATCCTCCTCGCCGCCTTCATCTACTGCCAcgatttcctcttcttctctcgCCGTTCCCTTCACTCCCCGACGACTACGACGATCCTCCACCAAGTAAACGAccctcctcctccgcctcctccttctcctcctcctccgccgccacCGACACCATCTCCTCCGCCGCCTTCTCCTCCACCTCCAGCTTTTGCGGTGGGGAAGACGCCGGAAGGATGCGACGTGTACAGAGGGCATTGGGTCAAAGACAAGTCAACGCGGCCGTTATACAAAGAATCAGAGTGTCCGTACATCCAGCCGCAGCTCACGTGCCGCGCGCATGGCCGTCTCGATACAGACTACGATTCGTGGAGATGGCAGCCTGACTCCTGCTCCCTTCCCTC GTTCGACGCGAAGATGATGCTGGAGAGTCTAagagggaagaagatgatgttcGTCGGAGACTCCTTGAACAGAGGGATGTACGTCTCTCTCGTCTGTCTTCTCCATTCTCAGATCCCGGAACATTCCAAATCAATGGAGACCTTTGGTTCCCTCACCGTCTTCTCTCTCAAG gaTTACAATGCAACGATTGAGTTCTACTGGGCACCGTTTCTCCTCGAATCGAATTCGGATAACGCTACTGTTCATAGAGTGTCGGATCGGATCGTGAGGAAGGGCTCTATCAACATTCACGGTAGGCACTGGCGTGGCGCTGACGTTGTTGTGTTCAATACCTACTTGTGGTGGAGGACTGGTTTCAAGATGAAGATCTT GGAAGGTTCGTTCAAGGATGAGAAGAAGAGGATCGTTGAGATGGAGAGCGAAGATGCTTACCGTATGGCACTCAAGACTATGGTTAAATGGGTGAAGAAGAATATGGATCCGTTGAAGACGAGAGTCTTCTTTGCTACCATGTCCCCTACTCATTACAA GAGCGAGGACTGGGGAGGGGAGCAAGGGAAGAACTGCTACAACCAAACGACGCCGATCCAAGACATGGACCATTGGCCATCAGACTGCAGCAAAACGTTGATGAAAGTGATCGGAGAGGAGCTAGACGGGAGAAAGGACTTTCCGGTGACGGTACTGAACATTACGCAGCTCTCAGGGTATAGGAAAGACGCGCACACGTCGATATACAAGAAGCAGTGGAGCCCGTTGACGAAAGAGCAGCTAGCCAATCCGGTTAGCTACTCGGATTGTATACACTGGTGCTTGCCTGGTCTTCAAGATACTTGGAACGAGCTTCTCTTTGCTAAGTTATTTTATCCttga
- the LOC103870411 gene encoding dehydration-responsive element-binding protein 2B, producing MAVYDQTGTHTVSISRKRKSRARADGTTVADRLKKWKEYNDSVNASSIKQGEKPKRKPPAKGSKKGCMKGKGGPENSHSSFRGVRQRVWGKWVAEIREPNKVSRLWLGTFPTAEEAASAYDEAAMAMYGPLARLNFPQQCVGSESLTSTSSQSEVCRDENKAVLDVKQEDVDCKTRPVSEIKYVKEVCGDHAYTRLNEFDEEYWSRLSNGVEKPKEEEVIQPQQELDMLTVADYGWLSDMQNEQGFWDPDDSFDIDELLRDIDVGLLTGHDPSQNQSQVVHPGGYDSHPLQMEPQDNNHELFNLSSLDGSLTKF from the coding sequence atggcagTTTATGACCAAACAGGAACCCATACAGTGTCGATATCAAGGAAGAGGAAGTCAAGAGCTAGAGCAGACGGTACAACAGTAGCCGATAGACTAAAGAAGTGGAAAGAGTACAACGACTCTGTTAATGCTTCCTCTATAAAACAAGGAGAGAAACCGAAACGTAAACCTCCCGCTAAAGGGTCGAAGAAAGGCTGTATGAAAGGCAAAGGTGGACCGGAGAACTCTCACTCTAGCTTCAGAGGAGTTAGACAAAGAGTTTGGGGTAAATGGGTTGCTGAGATCCGTGAGCCTAATAAAGTAAGCAGGCTTTGGCTCGGCACTTTCCCTACGGCCGAAGAAGCTGCTTCTGCTTATGATGAAGCTGCTATGGCTATGTACGGTCCTTTAGCTAGGCTTAACTTTCCTCAGCAGTGTGTTGGCTCTGAGTCTCTTACTAGTACATCAAGTCAGTCTGAGGTGTGTAGGGATGAGAATAAGGCGGTTCTTGATGTGAAGCAAGAGGATGTTGATTGTAAAACTAGACCAGTTAGTGAGATTAAATATGTCAAGGAAGTATGTGGTGATCATGCGTATACAAGGCTGAATGAGTTTGATGAGGAGTATTGGAGCAGACTATCGAACGGGGTAGAGAAACCGAAGGAGGAAGAAGTGATACAGCCGCAGCAGGAGTTAGATATGCTTACTGTTGCGGATTATGGTTGGCTTAGTGATATGCAAAACGAGCAGGGTTTTTGGGATCCGGATGATTCTTTTGATATTGATGAACTCCTTCGTGATATTGATGTAGGCCTGTTAACCGGTCATGATCCGTCCCAAAACCAAAGCCAGGTAGTACACCCTGGTGGATATGATTCACATCCTCTGCAGATGGAGCCACAAGACAATAATCATGAGTTATTCAACTTGAGTTCTCTGGATGGATCTTTGACAAAGTTCTGA
- the LOC103870412 gene encoding uncharacterized protein LOC103870412: MGAGRKTETYKQEDVQNLYGTMSVRKLQKGDLCGVIFGCKFSTIKECHAKNLFGLPGPHMAYIKNIEPGLTLFLFNYSDRTLHGVFEAASEGKLNIDPKAWSHNGTDPSPYPAQVKVRVRVKCEPLSEETFGPAIADNYKDEKIFWFELDRVQTNKLLRLFKPSPYVRAPPSTSKHVVASPSSSSRKAIPASSLVEIGDVGGAPRVDKWSSLFKQDSKDGKPKECEVAQKHVSQSGPTYSSVLRNAITESSARREAPSQASKGVLSSRQDVIVNTCEQQSFHATQNGTSGKAKNIIRPSKGSSGEDAYSEIDWDAASNFQAHLKGLNMILEDKDGYKSFDQGNNTGFASSSSMMQNDWEDERVSWEYDEDNNIDKSSCGSSYVTAMSGDAFEDNGEEKEKLCLDVLREIWAEVKEMKQTQMKQAEYMISLQMDLLESRKEILRLKGLYGSS, from the exons atgGGTGCAGGGAGGAAGACAGAGACCTATAAGCAAGAGGATGTCCAAAACCTATATGGAACCATGTCTGTGAGGAAGCTTCAGAAGGGAGATCTCTGCGGTGTTATATTTGGATGCAAGTTCAGCACAATTAAAGAGTGTCACGCTAAGAACTTGTTTG GCTTACCAGGCCCTCACATGGCTTACATCAAGAACATTGAACCTGGTCTGACGCTGTTCTTGTTCAACTACAGCGACAGAACACTTCACGGTGTCTTTGAAGCCGCGAGTGAAGGAAAGCTGAACATTGATCCCAAAGCTTGGTCTCATAATGGTACGGATCCAAGTCCGTACCCTGCTCAGGTAAAGGTACGTGTCCGAGTGAAGTGTGAGCCTCTGTCTGAAGAAACGTTTGGACCAGCGATTGCTGATAATTACAAGGATGAGAAGATCTTTTGGTTTGAACTTGACCGAGTTCAGACAAACAAGCTGCTACGTTTGTTTAAACCATCACCATATGTAAGGGCACCACCATCAACATCCAAACATGTTGttgcatcaccatcatcatcgtcTAGAAAGGCTATTCCGGCTTCTTCTCTTGTGGAGATAGGTGATGTAGGAGGAGCGCCACGTGTTGACAAGTGGAGCAGTCTTTTCAAACAAGACTCAAAAGATGGAAAACCTAAAGAATGTGAAGTAGCTCAAAAACATGTGTCACAATCTGGTCCAACTTACTCATCAGTTCTGAGAAATGCGATCACTGAATCTTCAGCTAGACGTGAAGCTCCATCACAAGCAAGTAAAGGAGTTTTGTCCTCACGCCAAGATGTCATAGTCAACACTTGTGAACAACAAAGTTTCCATGCAACGCAAAATGGGACTTCTGGTAAGGCTAAGAATATAATAAGACCAAGCAAGGGAAGTTCTGGTGAGGATGCATATTCAGAGATTGATTGGGATGCTGCATCAAACTTTCAAGCCCATCTGAAAGGACTCAACATGATTCTGGAGGATAAGGATGGTTACAAGAGTTTTGATCAGGGTAACAACACAggatttgcttcttcttcttcaatgatGCAAAATGATTGGGAAGATGAGAGGGTGTCTTGGGAATACGATGaagataataatatagataaatcaTCGTGTGGGTCCTCGTACGTTACAGCCATGTCAGGAGACGCATTTGAGGACAatggagaagagaaagagaagctTTGTCTGGATGTCTTGCGTGAG atatggGCGGAAGTGAAAGAgatgaagcaaactcagatgaAACAAGCTGAGTATATGATCTCGTTGCAGATGGATCTG CTTGAGTCAAGAAAAGAGATACTTCGACTGAAAGGGCTATATGGAAGTTCTTAA